One window from the genome of Paraclostridium sordellii encodes:
- a CDS encoding nucleoside deaminase — protein MDKSFYMNEAIKEAYKAYEKGETPIGAVIVKDGKIISRAHNLTETLSDATAHAEILAIRKASDYLGGWRLINCDLYVTMEPCIMCSGAIVQSRIKKLIIGTKHIKNLNIEKQHKFKIDYFDTCNIEVTFDVLQEECSSILQKFFKELRNR, from the coding sequence ATGGATAAGTCATTTTATATGAATGAAGCAATAAAGGAAGCATATAAAGCTTATGAAAAAGGTGAAACACCTATTGGAGCTGTTATAGTTAAAGATGGAAAAATAATATCTAGAGCTCATAATCTAACTGAAACATTAAGTGATGCAACTGCTCATGCTGAAATTTTAGCGATAAGGAAAGCTTCAGATTACTTAGGTGGTTGGAGACTTATAAATTGTGACTTGTATGTAACTATGGAACCGTGTATAATGTGTAGTGGAGCTATAGTTCAGTCAAGAATAAAAAAACTTATAATAGGAACTAAGCATATTAAAAATTTAAATATAGAAAAACAACACAAATTTAAAATAGATTACTTTGATACGTGTAATATAGAAGTAACATTTGATGTTTTACAAGAAGAGTGTTCAAGTATATTACAGAAATTCTTCAAGGAATTAAGAAATCGATAG
- a CDS encoding YbaB/EbfC family nucleoid-associated protein translates to MAKKGFPGMMPGNMNQILKQAQKMQSDMQKMQEELESKELETSVGGGAVTVKVNGKKEVVDIQIKPEVVDPDDIEMLQDLVLSAVNEALRSVDDMQSSQMNKLTGGMNIPGLF, encoded by the coding sequence ATGGCTAAAAAAGGATTCCCAGGAATGATGCCTGGAAATATGAATCAAATATTAAAGCAAGCTCAAAAAATGCAAAGTGATATGCAAAAAATGCAAGAGGAGTTAGAATCTAAAGAATTAGAAACTTCTGTTGGAGGAGGAGCTGTTACTGTTAAAGTTAATGGTAAAAAAGAAGTAGTAGATATACAAATAAAACCAGAGGTTGTAGATCCAGATGACATAGAAATGCTTCAAGACTTAGTATTAAGTGCTGTAAATGAAGCTTTAAGAAGTGTTGATGATATGCAATCTTCTCAAATGAACAAATTAACTGGAGGAATGAATATCCCAGGATTATTCTAG
- the nrdG gene encoding anaerobic ribonucleoside-triphosphate reductase activating protein encodes MKIRLASPITLDSIVDGPGLRAVLWTQGCNHNCKGCHNPQTHDILGGYEEDTGNINNEIRKLKLHRGITLSGGEPFLQSEALAEVAKTCKENNLDVWIYSGYTIEELLNKKNSSYFNNLNLLRNVDVLVDGRFIEAKRDISLKFRGSSNQRIIDVKKTLETKQVHLHEEYMKEDLSIAK; translated from the coding sequence ATGAAGATAAGATTAGCTTCACCAATTACTTTAGATAGTATAGTTGATGGACCTGGATTAAGAGCTGTATTGTGGACTCAAGGATGTAATCACAATTGTAAGGGGTGTCACAATCCTCAAACTCATGATATTCTTGGTGGATATGAAGAAGATACAGGTAATATAAATAATGAAATAAGAAAATTAAAACTTCATAGAGGTATAACTTTATCAGGTGGTGAACCTTTTTTACAAAGTGAAGCTTTGGCAGAAGTTGCAAAGACATGTAAAGAAAATAATTTGGATGTGTGGATTTATAGTGGATATACAATTGAAGAACTTTTAAATAAAAAAAACTCTTCTTATTTTAATAACTTGAATTTACTTAGAAATGTTGACGTATTAGTAGATGGAAGATTTATAGAAGCTAAAAGAGATATTAGCCTTAAATTTAGAGGATCATCTAATCAGAGAATAATAGATGTGAAAAAAACCTTAGAAACAAAACAAGTTCATCTTCATGAAGAGTATATGAAAGAAGACTTGAGTATAGCTAAATAA
- a CDS encoding anaerobic ribonucleoside triphosphate reductase: MIETVRKRDGRLIPFNSDRITRAIFLAANKVAERENKNANYSLAEILTQDVIKLLNLKYVNKTPGVEDIQDAVVKVLIEKGHAKTSEEYITYRTERNRIRNSKSRLMKSIKQITFSDADDADIKRENANIDGNTAMGTMLQYGSTVSKEFCKTHILKPEHAFAHDNGDIHIHDMDFLNMGTLTCCQIDLIKLFKDGFSTGHGFLREPNDIISYAALAAIAIQSNQNDQHGGQSIPYFDYGLAEGVYKTFKKIYANNISKALELYEGIDSIEDIKTIISYVEEQTGTKASLELSDSYIELEKEELSKKFSIDNEKASKIQLFAYKQAKKETDRNTYQAMEAFIHNLNTMHSRAGAQVPFSSVNFGTDTSEEGRLVTKNLLLSVEKGLGNGETAIFPILIFKVKEGVNLNDGDPNYDLFKLACRVSAKRLFPNFSFLDAPFNAKYYVEGRPETEATYMGCRTRVVGNVCGDEIVSGRGNLSFTTINLPRLGIKHGLIHKKDTDIEGFYKDLDEKIDLVIDQLLERFEVQGNKKVKNFPFLMGQNVWLGSDELGPNDTLKEVIKQGTLTVGFIGLAECLIALTGKHHGESEDSQKLGLEIITHMRDRMEEASEKYGLNFSLIATPAEGLSGRFTEIDKKQYGQIEGITDKEYYTNSFHVPVYYKISSFDKLKKEAPYHELTNAGHITYIELDGSPSNNLEAFETIIRAMKELGIGYGSINHPLDRDPVCGFSGVIPGDTCPACGRKETDGEVGFERIRRITGYLVGTVDRFNNAKKAEVRDRVKHS; the protein is encoded by the coding sequence GTGATAGAAACTGTAAGAAAAAGGGATGGTAGATTGATACCTTTTAATTCTGACAGAATAACAAGAGCTATATTTTTAGCTGCAAATAAAGTTGCTGAAAGAGAAAATAAAAATGCTAATTATAGCTTAGCTGAAATCTTAACACAAGATGTAATTAAATTATTAAATTTGAAATATGTAAACAAGACTCCTGGAGTTGAAGATATACAAGATGCAGTTGTTAAAGTTTTAATAGAAAAAGGACATGCAAAAACTAGTGAAGAGTATATAACATATAGAACTGAAAGAAATAGAATAAGGAATTCTAAATCAAGACTTATGAAATCTATAAAGCAAATTACTTTTTCAGATGCAGATGATGCAGATATAAAAAGAGAAAATGCTAATATAGATGGAAACACTGCTATGGGAACTATGCTTCAATATGGAAGTACAGTGTCTAAAGAATTTTGTAAGACTCATATATTAAAACCTGAACATGCGTTCGCTCATGATAATGGAGATATACATATACATGATATGGATTTTTTAAATATGGGGACATTAACATGTTGTCAAATAGATTTAATAAAGTTATTTAAGGATGGATTTTCTACAGGACATGGATTCTTAAGAGAGCCTAATGATATTATAAGTTATGCAGCTTTAGCGGCAATAGCAATACAAAGCAATCAAAATGATCAACATGGAGGGCAAAGTATACCTTATTTTGATTATGGATTAGCAGAGGGTGTATATAAAACATTTAAAAAGATATATGCCAATAATATATCAAAGGCATTAGAATTATATGAAGGAATAGACAGTATAGAAGATATAAAAACTATAATATCTTATGTGGAAGAACAAACAGGAACTAAAGCTAGTTTAGAATTAAGTGATTCATATATAGAATTAGAGAAAGAAGAATTATCTAAAAAGTTTAGTATAGATAATGAAAAAGCAAGTAAAATTCAATTATTTGCATATAAACAAGCTAAAAAAGAGACGGATAGAAATACTTATCAAGCTATGGAAGCTTTCATACACAATTTAAACACTATGCATTCAAGAGCAGGAGCACAAGTACCATTTTCAAGTGTGAATTTTGGAACTGATACATCAGAAGAAGGAAGGCTAGTTACTAAAAATTTACTATTATCAGTAGAGAAAGGATTAGGAAATGGAGAAACTGCTATATTCCCAATACTTATCTTTAAGGTAAAAGAAGGTGTTAACTTAAATGATGGAGATCCAAATTATGATTTATTTAAGTTAGCATGTAGGGTATCAGCTAAAAGATTGTTCCCTAACTTTAGTTTCTTAGATGCTCCATTTAATGCTAAGTATTATGTAGAAGGTAGACCGGAAACAGAGGCTACATATATGGGATGCAGAACGAGAGTTGTTGGAAATGTATGTGGAGATGAAATTGTAAGCGGAAGAGGAAACTTATCATTTACTACAATAAATTTACCTAGACTTGGAATAAAACATGGTTTAATTCATAAAAAAGACACAGATATAGAAGGATTTTATAAAGATCTAGATGAGAAGATAGACTTAGTTATAGATCAACTCTTAGAAAGATTTGAGGTACAAGGTAATAAGAAAGTAAAGAACTTCCCGTTTTTAATGGGCCAAAATGTATGGTTAGGGTCAGATGAGTTAGGACCTAATGATACTTTAAAAGAAGTAATAAAGCAAGGAACATTAACAGTTGGATTTATAGGATTAGCAGAATGTTTAATTGCGCTTACAGGTAAACATCATGGAGAAAGTGAAGATTCACAAAAACTTGGATTAGAAATAATAACTCATATGAGAGATAGGATGGAAGAAGCCAGTGAAAAATATGGTTTAAACTTCTCACTTATAGCTACTCCAGCAGAAGGTTTATCAGGAAGATTTACTGAAATAGATAAAAAGCAATATGGACAAATAGAGGGGATAACAGATAAAGAATATTATACAAATTCATTCCATGTACCTGTATATTATAAAATTAGTTCATTTGATAAATTAAAAAAAGAAGCTCCATATCATGAATTAACTAATGCGGGTCATATAACGTATATAGAGTTAGATGGAAGTCCTTCTAATAATTTAGAAGCTTTTGAAACTATAATAAGAGCAATGAAAGAGTTAGGAATAGGATATGGAAGTATAAATCATCCACTAGACAGGGATCCTGTATGTGGATTTTCAGGAGTTATACCTGGAGATACTTGTCCTGCTTGCGGAAGAAAAGAGACAGATGGAGAAGTAGGCTTTGAGAGAATAAGAAGAATAACTGGATATTTAGTAGGTACAGTTGATAGATTTAACAATGCTAAAAAGGCAGAAGTTAGAGATAGAGTTAAACATAGTTAA
- a CDS encoding mechanosensitive ion channel family protein: MISGNTTQISQQTVETFFHAVKNSGPKLIYAVIVLVLGLYACRLVKKQCKKFILKYNVERGVANFASYAIYGICLVIVIMTCLDIINFPVQSVMTVMISLVGVVGLALGLAFKEILSNLGAGIIILFFQPFKTGDYISGSGVDGTVADIQIFSTILKTPDNKAIVIPNSKLTSDNIINYTHQENRRIDFSFGVSYDSNIKLVKNVLENIFKEDKRILSDPAPIIGLSTLGDSAMQIIARPWVKTDDYWDVYYDVMEKVKIKFDENNIEIPFPSRVVYYKNIEEDYNKLEK; encoded by the coding sequence GTGATATCAGGAAATACGACACAAATATCTCAACAAACGGTAGAGACATTTTTTCATGCAGTAAAAAATAGTGGGCCTAAATTAATTTATGCAGTTATAGTTTTAGTATTAGGATTATATGCATGTAGATTAGTAAAGAAACAATGTAAAAAATTTATATTAAAATATAATGTTGAGCGAGGAGTTGCAAACTTTGCATCTTATGCTATTTATGGTATATGCTTGGTAATAGTTATCATGACATGCCTTGATATAATTAACTTTCCAGTTCAATCTGTTATGACTGTAATGATTTCCTTAGTTGGTGTAGTTGGATTAGCGTTAGGTTTAGCATTTAAGGAGATACTATCTAATTTAGGAGCAGGAATAATTATATTATTTTTCCAACCATTTAAGACAGGTGATTATATAAGTGGATCTGGAGTGGATGGAACTGTAGCTGATATACAAATATTTAGTACTATCTTAAAAACTCCTGACAATAAGGCTATTGTTATTCCAAACTCAAAATTAACTAGTGATAATATAATTAATTATACCCATCAAGAGAATCGTAGAATAGATTTTTCATTTGGTGTTTCTTATGATTCTAATATAAAATTAGTAAAAAATGTTTTAGAAAATATTTTTAAAGAAGATAAAAGAATTTTATCAGATCCTGCACCGATTATTGGACTTAGTACATTAGGAGATAGTGCTATGCAAATTATAGCAAGACCTTGGGTTAAAACTGATGATTACTGGGATGTATATTATGATGTAATGGAAAAAGTTAAGATAAAGTTTGATGAAAACAACATAGAAATACCATTTCCATCAAGGGTTGTATATTACAAAAATATAGAAGAAGATTATAATAAACTAGAAAAATAA
- a CDS encoding glutaredoxin family protein → MKKVEIFSSDTCIKCVEVKKYLKEKNIEYIEYNISRNEEARRNLIKLGYMSVPVLLIDGNHVLGFDIDRINQLLG, encoded by the coding sequence ATGAAAAAAGTTGAGATTTTTAGCAGTGATACATGTATAAAATGTGTAGAAGTTAAGAAATATCTTAAAGAAAAAAATATTGAATATATAGAATATAATATATCGAGAAATGAAGAAGCTAGAAGAAATCTTATTAAATTAGGTTATATGTCTGTTCCTGTATTATTAATAGATGGGAATCATGTATTAGGATTTGATATAGACAGGATAAATCAACTACTTGGATAG
- the serS gene encoding serine--tRNA ligase: protein MLDIKRIRENLDEIKKAMEVRGEKEFDLDAVVELDNKRRELLQEVEVMKNELNVESKKIPQLIKEGVDVTDAKAKLKELSDKIKGVDEKVKEVEGELEYRLMRIPNVPHPDVPQGTTDEDNVEIRTWGEPTKFDYENKAHWDIGTGLGILDFETAGKITGSRFTLYKGLGARLERALINFFLNTHTEKHGYTEVLPPFMANRASFIGTGQLPKFEEDMFKLEGLDYFLIPTAEVPVTNIHRDEILSVDELPIKYCAYTPCFRSEAGSAGRDTRGLVRQHQFNKVELVKFVKPEESYEELEKLTNDAETMLQMLGLPYRVVRICTGDLGFTAAFKYDLEVWMPSYNRYVEISSCSNFEDFQARRAGIRFKRDKKAKAEYVHTLNGSGLAVGRCLAAILENYQQPDGSVVVPEVLRPYMGVDVIKKGEL, encoded by the coding sequence ATGTTAGATATAAAGAGAATAAGAGAAAACTTAGATGAAATAAAAAAAGCAATGGAAGTTAGAGGAGAAAAAGAATTCGACCTTGATGCTGTTGTTGAATTAGATAATAAAAGAAGAGAATTACTTCAAGAAGTAGAAGTAATGAAAAATGAATTAAATGTAGAATCTAAAAAAATACCTCAATTAATAAAAGAAGGTGTAGATGTAACTGATGCTAAAGCTAAGTTAAAAGAATTATCAGATAAAATAAAAGGTGTAGATGAAAAGGTTAAGGAAGTAGAAGGGGAATTAGAATATAGATTAATGAGAATACCTAATGTTCCTCACCCAGATGTTCCACAAGGAACGACTGATGAAGATAACGTTGAAATAAGAACTTGGGGAGAACCTACTAAGTTTGATTATGAAAACAAAGCTCACTGGGATATAGGAACAGGATTAGGAATATTAGACTTTGAAACTGCTGGAAAAATAACAGGATCAAGATTTACTTTATACAAAGGATTAGGAGCTAGACTTGAAAGAGCTTTAATAAACTTTTTCTTAAATACTCATACTGAAAAGCATGGATACACAGAAGTGCTACCTCCTTTCATGGCAAACAGAGCAAGTTTCATAGGAACTGGACAACTTCCAAAATTTGAAGAAGATATGTTCAAGTTAGAAGGACTTGATTACTTCTTAATACCAACAGCAGAAGTACCAGTAACAAATATACATAGAGATGAAATATTATCAGTAGATGAATTACCAATAAAATATTGTGCATATACTCCATGTTTTAGATCAGAGGCAGGATCTGCAGGTAGAGATACTAGAGGATTAGTTAGACAACATCAATTTAACAAAGTTGAATTAGTTAAATTCGTTAAACCAGAAGAATCATATGAAGAGTTAGAAAAATTAACTAATGATGCAGAAACTATGCTACAAATGTTAGGATTACCATATAGAGTAGTTAGAATATGTACAGGAGACTTAGGATTTACAGCTGCATTTAAATATGACTTAGAAGTATGGATGCCAAGTTACAATAGATATGTTGAAATATCTTCTTGTTCAAACTTTGAAGATTTCCAAGCTAGAAGAGCTGGGATAAGATTCAAGAGAGATAAAAAAGCTAAGGCTGAATACGTTCATACATTAAATGGATCTGGATTAGCAGTTGGAAGATGTTTAGCTGCTATATTAGAAAACTATCAACAACCAGATGGATCTGTAGTAGTTCCAGAAGTTTTAAGACCTTATATGGGTGTAGATGTAATTAAAAAAGGTGAATTATAA
- the cobT gene encoding nicotinate-nucleotide--dimethylbenzimidazole phosphoribosyltransferase, giving the protein MQLLEYTVGKINPLSELHMIAAKERLDRLIKPVGSLGKLEDICIQLSGICEKKYFEIDKKAIIAFAGDHGVYEEGVAPDPQKITKLQFPNFTKGICGVGAISKFVNADVIAVDLGINTDEKLDGVLDYKIRKGTSNMAKGPAMTREEAIRSLEIGIEITNEYIAKGYNLIGIGEMGICNTTPSSAIVSVIADCDPVEVTGIGAGLRKDRVLHKANTIRRAIELNSPNRLDGVDILSKVGGFEIGGMAGVILSCAANRVPVVIDGFISYAAALIAYTINPTTKDYMIASHTSAEPGAKKALEILKLNPMLNMDMRLGEGSGSALAFNIIEAGNYAYNNMATIDEVDIGK; this is encoded by the coding sequence ATGCAACTTTTAGAATATACTGTTGGGAAAATAAACCCACTAAGCGAATTACATATGATTGCTGCAAAAGAAAGATTGGATAGATTAATAAAACCTGTTGGAAGTCTTGGAAAGTTAGAAGATATATGTATACAACTTTCAGGTATATGTGAAAAAAAATATTTTGAAATAGATAAGAAAGCTATTATTGCATTTGCAGGAGACCATGGAGTTTATGAAGAAGGAGTAGCTCCAGATCCTCAAAAAATAACAAAGCTACAATTCCCTAATTTTACAAAAGGAATATGTGGAGTAGGAGCTATATCTAAGTTTGTGAATGCAGATGTTATAGCAGTAGATTTAGGTATAAATACAGATGAAAAATTAGATGGTGTTTTAGATTATAAAATAAGAAAAGGAACATCTAATATGGCAAAAGGGCCAGCAATGACTAGAGAAGAAGCTATAAGATCATTAGAAATCGGAATTGAAATTACTAATGAATATATAGCTAAAGGATATAATCTTATAGGAATTGGAGAAATGGGAATCTGCAATACTACGCCAAGTAGTGCAATAGTTTCTGTTATAGCAGATTGTGATCCTGTAGAGGTAACAGGAATAGGAGCTGGACTTAGAAAAGATAGAGTATTACACAAAGCCAATACGATAAGAAGAGCTATAGAGCTAAATTCTCCAAATAGATTAGATGGAGTAGACATCTTATCTAAGGTTGGAGGATTTGAAATAGGTGGAATGGCAGGTGTAATATTATCATGCGCTGCAAATAGAGTACCAGTTGTTATAGATGGGTTTATATCTTATGCAGCAGCACTTATTGCATATACTATAAATCCCACTACAAAAGATTACATGATAGCATCACATACTTCAGCAGAACCTGGAGCTAAAAAAGCACTAGAAATTTTAAAATTGAATCCTATGCTTAATATGGATATGAGATTAGGCGAAGGAAGTGGGTCTGCTCTAGCATTTAATATTATAGAAGCAGGAAACTATGCTTACAATAACATGGCTACAATCGATGAAGTTGATATAGGTAAATAA
- the recR gene encoding recombination mediator RecR, with the protein MQTYSGPISTLIEEFSKLPGVGRKTAQRLAFHVINMNMNDVEALSKAIVEAKKEIKYCSICYNITDKDPCSMCSNKNRDSSVICVVEDPRDVAAMERTKEFNGQYHVLNGVISPMDGIGPDMIRIKELVQRLGNQDVREIIMATNPTIEGEATAMYIARLLKPMGIKVTRIAHGLPVGGDLEYADEVTISKALEGRREI; encoded by the coding sequence ATGCAAACTTATTCAGGACCAATATCAACACTTATAGAAGAGTTTTCTAAGTTGCCAGGAGTAGGAAGAAAAACAGCTCAGAGGTTAGCCTTTCATGTTATCAATATGAATATGAATGATGTAGAAGCTCTATCAAAAGCGATTGTAGAAGCAAAGAAAGAAATTAAATATTGTTCTATTTGTTACAATATAACAGATAAAGATCCATGTAGTATGTGCTCTAATAAAAATAGAGATAGTAGTGTTATATGTGTAGTTGAAGATCCAAGAGATGTAGCAGCTATGGAGAGAACAAAAGAATTTAATGGACAGTACCATGTTTTAAATGGAGTGATATCTCCTATGGATGGTATAGGGCCAGATATGATAAGGATAAAAGAGCTTGTACAAAGACTAGGAAACCAAGATGTACGTGAAATTATAATGGCTACTAATCCTACAATTGAGGGAGAAGCTACTGCCATGTATATTGCTAGACTTTTAAAACCTATGGGAATAAAAGTAACTAGAATAGCTCATGGATTACCTGTAGGTGGGGATTTAGAGTATGCTGATGAAGTTACAATTTCAAAAGCATTAGAAGGAAGAAGAGAAATATAA
- a CDS encoding MGDG synthase family glycosyltransferase: MSKKVLIMSASTGGGHNRAARAIEEELIKKTVNGESIECKIVDSLKLVNTTMDKIISRGYEKSAIYTPNAYGRVYRLSESGLVSKNEFKDNMITTFMAKKFRKLLLDEKPDVIIGTHPFPMIALSTLKKQCSHHAISNTVFHSSLNDKFVSYFNINQFPILISVLTDYTTHSTWIQNELDYYIVGHEYVKELLISEGVDSNKIKPLGIPVEKSFLQHRNRELVLSELGFDSSKLTVLLMGGSFGAGNIKETLEELININRDFQILVITGKNESLKEKLDKKLKLHNLDKKVKVLGFTNKMNDILASIDVLVTKPGGLTTTEALLKDVPMIVPYYIPGQEEENLDFLCNCGSALRTTKKYSLSVLLKVLIDDSSRLEILKKNIKSIRKFNSSQNIANLVVENLSIIE, from the coding sequence ATGAGCAAAAAAGTATTAATTATGTCTGCCTCTACTGGTGGTGGTCATAATAGAGCAGCTAGAGCGATAGAGGAAGAACTAATAAAAAAAACAGTCAATGGAGAATCAATAGAATGTAAGATAGTGGATAGTTTAAAACTTGTAAATACAACTATGGATAAAATAATCTCCAGAGGCTATGAAAAATCAGCAATATATACTCCCAATGCCTATGGTAGAGTATATCGTCTTTCTGAATCTGGATTAGTTTCTAAAAATGAATTCAAAGATAATATGATAACTACATTCATGGCAAAAAAATTTAGAAAGTTGCTTTTAGATGAAAAACCTGATGTTATAATAGGTACTCATCCATTTCCTATGATAGCTCTTAGTACATTAAAGAAACAATGTAGCCATCACGCTATAAGTAACACCGTTTTTCACAGTAGCCTTAATGATAAATTTGTTAGTTATTTTAATATAAATCAATTCCCTATACTTATATCAGTTTTAACAGATTACACAACTCACTCAACTTGGATACAAAATGAACTAGATTATTATATAGTGGGACATGAATATGTTAAAGAACTTCTTATTTCTGAAGGAGTTGATTCTAATAAAATAAAACCTTTAGGAATTCCAGTTGAAAAATCATTTCTTCAACATAGAAATAGAGAATTAGTTTTATCTGAATTAGGGTTTGATTCTAGTAAATTAACAGTACTTTTAATGGGTGGTAGTTTTGGTGCTGGCAATATAAAAGAAACTTTAGAAGAATTAATTAATATAAATAGAGATTTTCAAATTCTAGTTATAACAGGTAAGAATGAATCTCTTAAGGAAAAATTAGATAAAAAATTAAAATTACATAATTTAGATAAAAAAGTAAAGGTTCTTGGATTTACTAATAAAATGAATGATATATTAGCTTCTATAGATGTATTAGTAACTAAGCCAGGAGGGCTTACTACTACAGAAGCTCTATTAAAAGATGTTCCCATGATAGTTCCTTATTACATACCAGGTCAAGAAGAGGAAAACTTAGATTTCCTATGTAATTGTGGATCTGCACTAAGAACAACAAAAAAATATTCCTTATCAGTTTTATTAAAAGTTCTTATAGATGATTCTTCAAGGTTAGAAATACTTAAAAAGAATATAAAATCAATTAGAAAGTTTAATTCTTCTCAAAATATAGCTAATTTAGTTGTAGAAAATTTATCTATAATAGAATAA
- the dnaX gene encoding DNA polymerase III subunit gamma/tau — translation MHKALYRAYRPQNFKDVVGQNHIIRTLKNQIQNNNVGHAYLFCGTRGTGKTSTAKIFARAVNCENSIDEEPCNECEVCKDILNDNIMDVIEIDAASNNSVDDIREIRENVKYTPAKCKYKVYIIDEVHMLSQGAFNALLKTLEEPPSYVIFILATTEPHKIPATILSRCQRFDFKRVTVKDMATRMKEICDDVNIEVDERALNLIARNSQGALRDALSILDQCMSFSEGNIEYKDVVDLLGTVNIEQLFEMAEYVIKEDTKKCLEILNEFVIWGKDIKNLVDDLIDHFRNLMVCKVSKDLDEIISLPDETVELLKSQSSLIETNEIIRILNILSTTQDAIKSSTNPRVLAEVSIMKLSQPMFDDSKEALLKRISTLEEAIRSGNIKINNIEIKESIEVEKEIVQEQPKEEVYYEEVKSEDVKLIEKSWENILMHIKKDKNMPVYAILREAREFNVNSNNLYIMFDDNFAFAKNKLSDSNTLEYVESIVRETINRSFSIKIILRSESKNIKLEIEKEEKDKGEEILEEVFPKEILDIKESIAENEIK, via the coding sequence ATGCATAAGGCACTTTATAGAGCCTATAGACCTCAAAATTTTAAAGATGTTGTAGGGCAAAATCATATAATTAGAACTTTAAAAAATCAGATACAAAATAATAATGTTGGACATGCATATTTATTTTGTGGAACTAGAGGTACAGGAAAAACCTCTACTGCTAAAATATTTGCTAGAGCAGTTAACTGTGAAAATAGCATTGATGAAGAACCTTGTAATGAGTGTGAGGTTTGTAAAGATATATTAAATGACAACATAATGGATGTTATAGAAATAGATGCAGCATCAAACAATAGTGTTGATGATATTAGAGAAATAAGAGAGAATGTAAAATATACACCTGCAAAGTGTAAATATAAAGTCTATATAATAGATGAGGTTCATATGTTATCTCAAGGTGCATTTAATGCATTACTTAAAACATTAGAAGAACCTCCATCATATGTAATCTTTATTTTAGCGACTACAGAACCTCATAAAATACCAGCAACAATACTTTCAAGATGTCAAAGATTTGACTTTAAAAGAGTAACAGTTAAAGATATGGCAACTAGAATGAAAGAAATTTGTGATGATGTAAATATAGAAGTAGATGAAAGAGCTTTAAACCTGATTGCTAGAAATTCTCAAGGAGCACTTAGAGATGCACTTAGTATATTGGATCAATGTATGTCTTTTAGTGAAGGCAATATAGAATATAAAGATGTAGTTGATTTACTAGGAACAGTTAATATAGAACAATTATTTGAAATGGCAGAATATGTAATAAAAGAAGATACAAAAAAATGTTTAGAAATTTTAAATGAGTTTGTAATATGGGGAAAAGACATAAAAAATCTTGTAGATGATTTAATAGATCACTTTAGAAACTTAATGGTATGCAAAGTATCTAAAGATCTAGATGAAATAATATCACTTCCAGACGAAACTGTAGAATTGCTTAAAAGTCAATCAAGTTTAATAGAGACTAATGAAATTATAAGGATACTTAATATATTATCTACTACTCAGGATGCTATAAAATCGTCAACAAATCCAAGAGTATTAGCTGAAGTTAGTATAATGAAATTATCTCAACCTATGTTTGATGATAGTAAAGAAGCATTATTAAAGAGAATATCTACTTTAGAAGAGGCTATAAGAAGTGGAAATATAAAAATAAATAATATTGAAATTAAAGAATCTATAGAAGTAGAAAAGGAAATTGTACAAGAACAACCAAAGGAAGAAGTTTACTATGAAGAAGTAAAAAGTGAAGATGTTAAACTTATAGAAAAATCTTGGGAAAATATACTTATGCATATTAAGAAAGATAAAAATATGCCTGTATATGCAATACTAAGAGAAGCTAGGGAATTTAATGTAAATTCAAATAACCTATATATAATGTTTGATGATAATTTTGCTTTTGCAAAAAATAAATTAAGTGATAGTAATACTTTAGAATATGTTGAAAGTATAGTTAGAGAAACTATAAATAGAAGTTTTAGTATAAAAATAATATTAAGGTCAGAAAGTAAGAATATAAAGCTTGAGATAGAAAAAGAAGAAAAAGATAAAGGAGAAGAGATACTAGAAGAAGTATTTCCTAAAGAGATATTAGATATAAAGGAAAGTATAGCCGAAAATGAAATTAAATAA